A genomic segment from Vespa crabro chromosome 25, iyVesCrab1.2, whole genome shotgun sequence encodes:
- the LOC124432401 gene encoding uncharacterized protein LOC124432401, with amino-acid sequence MILKTYANLGRMCTILIAIAFYVYITILMLPSVIHVILYIFDVLDETELILPISIGYFLKDQTNFYFALFNEYACLIVLSTIGIAHCSIFVSFIQHSCALFNIVTWKIEKGYKRNSHNFYHAYNFINYDEEYEWIIGIIKSYDNVIEFVTNFTKLYST; translated from the exons atgatattaaaaacgtaTGCTAATCTAGGCAGAATGTGTACAATACTAATcgcaa TTGCtttttatgtgtatattacGATTCTAATGCTACCATCCGTGATacatgttattttatatatctttgatGTACTGGATGAAACCGAATTAATATTACCAATTTCTATTGGTTACTTTTTGAAAGATCaaacgaatttttatttcgcacTATTCAACGAATACGCATGCTTAATCGTCTTAAGCACGATTGGAATAGCACATTGTTCTATATTCGTGTCATTTATACAGCATAGCTGCGCTCTTTTCAATATCGTCAC AtggaagatagagaaaggataTAAAAGGAATTCGCATAATTTCTATCATGCAtacaattttatcaattatgaTGAAGAGTATGAGTGGATCATCGGTATCATAAAATCCTACGACAACGTCATCGAGTTTGTAACGAATTTCACGAAACTGTATTCTACTTAA